One part of the Flavobacterium johnsoniae UW101 genome encodes these proteins:
- a CDS encoding glycosyltransferase family 2 protein, protein MKISGLVITYNEEKNIGKCIDALFRICDEVIVIDSLSVDNTVKIAEEKGAKVIPQKFLGDGPQRIHGLQYCKNDWILNLDADEILAEDAEKFILSGKHENQDFDVYTFRLYNYLGGKKINFAGWYPDKTARFFNKKTASPSNERVHQKVCESNKTHLNVHINHYAWENFDQFIAKKNLYTTWHSQQLYDQGKRVNAFKPVLNGTVSFIRCYFFKKGFLNGLDGITFSMIQAFFSYMKYAKLLKLQKSNK, encoded by the coding sequence ATGAAAATCAGCGGATTGGTAATAACCTATAATGAGGAGAAAAATATAGGTAAATGTATAGATGCACTTTTTAGAATTTGTGATGAAGTAATCGTAATAGATTCATTAAGTGTTGATAATACAGTAAAAATTGCAGAAGAAAAAGGAGCTAAAGTTATCCCGCAGAAGTTTTTAGGCGATGGACCACAGCGAATTCATGGACTTCAATATTGTAAAAACGACTGGATTTTAAATCTGGACGCAGATGAGATTTTAGCCGAAGATGCCGAAAAATTCATATTATCAGGAAAACATGAAAATCAAGATTTTGATGTCTATACTTTTAGATTGTATAATTATCTGGGGGGTAAAAAAATAAATTTTGCAGGCTGGTATCCTGATAAAACAGCACGTTTTTTTAATAAAAAAACAGCTTCTCCATCAAATGAGAGAGTTCATCAAAAAGTTTGCGAAAGCAATAAGACCCATTTAAATGTTCATATAAATCATTACGCTTGGGAAAATTTTGATCAATTTATCGCCAAGAAAAATTTATACACTACCTGGCATTCGCAGCAGCTTTATGATCAGGGAAAAAGAGTCAATGCTTTTAAACCTGTATTAAATGGAACAGTTTCTTTTATAAGATGCTATTTCTTTAAAAAAGGTTTTTTAAACGGATTGGATGGTATAACGTTTTCAATGATTCAGGCTTTTTTCTCTTACATGAAATATGCGAAGCTTTTGAAACTTCAGAAAAGTAATAAATAA